A single genomic interval of Canis lupus dingo isolate Sandy chromosome 6, ASM325472v2, whole genome shotgun sequence harbors:
- the LOC112646051 gene encoding NADPH--cytochrome P450 reductase isoform X4 yields MGCTYSSPRDEPTLRRTSSAKDSSFVEKMKKTGRNIIVFYGSQTGTAEEFANRLSKDAHRYGMRGMAADPEEYDLADLGSLPEIENSLAVFCMATYGEGDPTDNAQDFYDWLQETDVDLSGVKYAVFGLGNKTYEHFNAMGKYVDKRLEQLGAQRIFELGMGDDDGNLEEDFITWREQFWPAVCEHFGVEATGEESSIRQYELVVHTDIDMAKVYVGEMGRLKSYENQKPPFDAKNPFLAAVTTNRKLNQGTERHLMHLELDISDSKLRYESGDHVAVYPANDSALVNQLGEILGADLDVVMSLNNLDEESNKKHPFPCPTSYRTALTYYLDITNPPRTNVLYELAQYASEPTEQEHLRKMASSSGEGKELYLSWVVEARRHILAILQDYPSLRPPIDHLCELLPRLQARYYSIASSSKVHPNSVHICAVAVEYQTRSGRINKGVATSWLRAKEPAGENGRRALVPMFVRKSQFRLPFKAATPVIMVGPGTGVAPFIGFIQERAWLRQQGKEVGETLLYYGCRRSDEDYLYREELAQFHQDGSLTQLNVAFSREQPHKVYVQHLLKRDKEHLWQLIHEAGAHIYVCGDARNMARDVQNTFYDIVAEVGAMEHAQAVDYIKKLMTKGRYSLDVWS; encoded by the exons GACTTCTTCTGCCAAAGACAGCAGCTTTGtggaaaagatgaagaagacG GGCAGGAACATCATCGTGTTCTACGGCTCCCAGACGGGGACAGCGGAGGAGTTTGCCAACCGCTTGTCCAAGGACGCCCACCGCTACGGGATGCGGGGCATGGCTGCAGACCCCGAGGAATATGACTTG GCCGACCTGGGCAGCCTGCCAGAGATCGAGAACTCCCTGGCAGTGTTCTGCATGGCCACTTATGGTGAAGGGGACCCCACAGACAATGCCCAGGACTTCTACGACTGGCTCCAGGAGACCGATGTGGACCTCTCTGGAGTCAAGTATGCG GTGTTTGGCCTTGGGAACAAGACCTACGAGCACTTCAATGCCATGGGCAAGTACGTGGACAAGCGGCTGGAGCAGCTCGGCGCCCAGCGGATCTTTGAGCTGGGGATGGGCGATGACGATGGAAA CCTGGAGGAGGACTTCATCACGTGGCGAGAGCAGTTCTGGCCGGCCGTATGCGAACACTTCGGGGTGGAAGCCACCGGAGAGGAGTCCAG CATTCGCCAGTATGAGCTTGTGGTCCACacagacatagacatggccaaggtGTACGTGGGAGAGATGGGCCGTCTGAAGAGCTACGAGAACCAGAAACC cccctttGATGCCAAGAATCCGTTCTTGGCCGCGGTCACCACCAACCGGAAACTGAACCAGGGAACGGAGCGCCATCTCATGCACCTGGAATTAGACATCTCAGACTCCAAACTCAG gtATGAATCTGGGGACCATGTGGCCGTGTACCCAGCCAATGACTCTGCCCTGGTCAACCAGCTTGGCGAGATCCTGGGTGCCGACCTGGACGTCGTCATGTCCCTGAACAACCTTGACG AGGAGTCCAACAAGAAgcaccccttcccctgccccacctcctacCGCACGGCCCTCACCTACTACCTGGACATCACCAACCCACCCCGCACCAACGTGCTCTACGAGCTGGCCCAGTACGCCTCTGAGCCCACCGAGCAGGAGCACCTGCGCAAGATGGCCTCCTCCTCGGGCGAGGGCAAG GAGCTGTACCTGAGCTGGGTGGTGGAGGCCCGGAGGCACATCCTGGCCATCCTGCAGGACTACCCGTCCCTGCGGCCCCCCATCGACCACCTGTGCGAGCTGCTGCCCCGGCTCCAGGCCCGCTACTACTCCATCGCCTCGTCCTCCAAG gtCCACCCCAACTCCGTGCACATCTGCGCCGTGGCCGTGGAGTACCAGACCCGGTCCGGCCGCATCAACAAGGGCGTGGCCACCAGCTGGCTGCGCGCCAAGGAGCCAGCCGGGGAGAACGGGCGCCGGGCCCTGGTGCCCATGTTCGTGCGCAAGTCCCAGTTCCGCCTGCCCTTCAAGGCGGCCACCCCGGTCATCATGGTGGGGCCCGGCACGGGGGTGGCCCCATTCATCGGCTTTATCCAGGAGCGGGCCTGGCTGCGGCAGCAGG GCAAGGAGGTGGGGGAGACATTGCTCTACTACGGCTGCCGCCGCTCTGACGAGGACTACCTGTACCGCGAGGAGCTGGCCCAGTTCCACCAGGACGGCTCCCTCACCCAGCTCAACGTGGCCTTCTCCCGGGAGCAGCCCCACAAG GTCTACGTGCAGCACTTACTGAAGAGGGACAAGGAGCATCTGTGGCAGCTGATCCACGAGGCCGGTGCCCACATCTATGTCTGCGG GGACGCTCGGAACATGGCGAGGGACGTGCAGAACACCTTCTACGACATCGTGGCTGAGGTGGGGGCCATGGAGCATGCCCAGGCCGTGGACTACATCAAGAAGCTGATGACCAAGGGCCGCTACTCCCTGGACGTGTGGAGCTAG
- the TMEM120A gene encoding ion channel TACAN isoform X2: protein MRGPSGETHRLYRLKLEELIKLQNSCTGSITRQKKRLQELALVLKKCKPSLQSGAREAAQELENQIKERQGLFFDMEAYLPKKNGLYLSLVLGNVNVTLLSKQAKFAYKDEYEKFKLYLTIILILISFTCRFLLNSRVTDAAFNFLLVWYYCTLTIRESILINNGSRIKGWWVFHHYVSTFLSGVMLTWPDGLMYQKFRNQFLSFSMYQSFVQFLQYYYQSGCLYRLRALGERHTMDLTVEGFQSWMWRGLTFLLPFLFFGHFWQLFNALTLFNLARDPECKEWQVLMCGFPFLLLFLGNFFTTLRVVHQKFHSQRHGSKKE from the exons ATGCGGGGCCCGTCCGGG GAGACACACCGGCTATACCGCCTGAAGCTGGAAGAGCTGATCAAGCTGCAGAACAGTTGTACTGGCTCCATCACTCGGCAGAAAAAGCGGCTCCAGGAGCTGGCTCTTGTCCTGAAGAA ATGTAAACCCTCCCTTCAATCGGGGGCCAGAGAGGCTGCGCAGGAGCTGGAGAACCAGATCAAGGAGCGCCAGGGCCTGTTCTTCGATATGGAGGCCTATTTGCCCAAGAAGAATGG GTTGTACCTGAGCCTGGTTCTGGGCAATGTCAACGTGACACTCCTGAGCAAGCAGGCTAA GTTCGCCTACAAGGACGAGTATGAGAAGTTCAAGCTCTACCTCaccatcatcctcatcctcatctccTTTACCTGCCGCTTCCTCCTCAACTCCAG GGTGACAGATGCCGCCTTCAACTTCCTGCTGGTCTGGTACTACTGCACGCTGACCATCCGAGAGAGCATCCTCATCAACAATGGCTCCCG GATCAAAGGCTGGTGGGTTTTCCATCATTACGTGTCTACGTTCTTGTCAGGAGTCATGCTGACGTG GCCTGATGGCCTCATGTACCAGAAGTTCCGGAACCAGTTCCTGTCTTTCTCCATGTACCAGA gcttTGTGCAGTTCCTGCAGTATTACTACCAGAGCGGCTGCCTGTACCGCCTGCGGGCCCTGGGCGAGAGGCACACCATGGACCTCACCGTGG AGGGCTTCCAGTCCTGGATGTGGCGCGGTCTCACCTTTTTGctgccctttctcttctttggacAC TTCTGGCAGCTTTTTAATGCGCTGACCCTGTTCAACCTGGCCCGGGACCCTGAGTGCAAGGAGTGGCAG gtgctcatgtgtggcttccccttcctcctcctcttcctcggcAACTTCTTCACCACCCTGCGGGTTGTGCACCAGAAATTCCACAGTCAGCGGCACGGGAGCAAGAAAGAATGA
- the TMEM120A gene encoding ion channel TACAN isoform X1 produces MQAPAPGPLGDCLRDWEELQQDFQSIQETHRLYRLKLEELIKLQNSCTGSITRQKKRLQELALVLKKCKPSLQSGAREAAQELENQIKERQGLFFDMEAYLPKKNGLYLSLVLGNVNVTLLSKQAKFAYKDEYEKFKLYLTIILILISFTCRFLLNSRVTDAAFNFLLVWYYCTLTIRESILINNGSRIKGWWVFHHYVSTFLSGVMLTWPDGLMYQKFRNQFLSFSMYQSFVQFLQYYYQSGCLYRLRALGERHTMDLTVEGFQSWMWRGLTFLLPFLFFGHFWQLFNALTLFNLARDPECKEWQVLMCGFPFLLLFLGNFFTTLRVVHQKFHSQRHGSKKE; encoded by the exons ATGCAAGCCCCGGCTCCGGGCCCGCTGGGCGACTGCCTGCGGGACTGGGAGGAGCTGCAGCAGGACTTCCAGAGCATCCAG GAGACACACCGGCTATACCGCCTGAAGCTGGAAGAGCTGATCAAGCTGCAGAACAGTTGTACTGGCTCCATCACTCGGCAGAAAAAGCGGCTCCAGGAGCTGGCTCTTGTCCTGAAGAA ATGTAAACCCTCCCTTCAATCGGGGGCCAGAGAGGCTGCGCAGGAGCTGGAGAACCAGATCAAGGAGCGCCAGGGCCTGTTCTTCGATATGGAGGCCTATTTGCCCAAGAAGAATGG GTTGTACCTGAGCCTGGTTCTGGGCAATGTCAACGTGACACTCCTGAGCAAGCAGGCTAA GTTCGCCTACAAGGACGAGTATGAGAAGTTCAAGCTCTACCTCaccatcatcctcatcctcatctccTTTACCTGCCGCTTCCTCCTCAACTCCAG GGTGACAGATGCCGCCTTCAACTTCCTGCTGGTCTGGTACTACTGCACGCTGACCATCCGAGAGAGCATCCTCATCAACAATGGCTCCCG GATCAAAGGCTGGTGGGTTTTCCATCATTACGTGTCTACGTTCTTGTCAGGAGTCATGCTGACGTG GCCTGATGGCCTCATGTACCAGAAGTTCCGGAACCAGTTCCTGTCTTTCTCCATGTACCAGA gcttTGTGCAGTTCCTGCAGTATTACTACCAGAGCGGCTGCCTGTACCGCCTGCGGGCCCTGGGCGAGAGGCACACCATGGACCTCACCGTGG AGGGCTTCCAGTCCTGGATGTGGCGCGGTCTCACCTTTTTGctgccctttctcttctttggacAC TTCTGGCAGCTTTTTAATGCGCTGACCCTGTTCAACCTGGCCCGGGACCCTGAGTGCAAGGAGTGGCAG gtgctcatgtgtggcttccccttcctcctcctcttcctcggcAACTTCTTCACCACCCTGCGGGTTGTGCACCAGAAATTCCACAGTCAGCGGCACGGGAGCAAGAAAGAATGA
- the LOC112646051 gene encoding NADPH--cytochrome P450 reductase isoform X3, whose amino-acid sequence MEDSSMDASATVSETVVEEVSLFSMTDMILFSLIVGLLTYWFLFRKKKDEIPEFTTIQPMTSSAKDSSFVEKMKKTGRNIIVFYGSQTGTAEEFANRLSKDAHRYGMRGMAADPEEYDLADLGSLPEIENSLAVFCMATYGEGDPTDNAQDFYDWLQETDVDLSGVKYAVFGLGNKTYEHFNAMGKYVDKRLEQLGAQRIFELGMGDDDGNLEEDFITWREQFWPAVCEHFGVEATGEESSIRQYELVVHTDIDMAKVYVGEMGRLKSYENQKPPFDAKNPFLAAVTTNRKLNQGTERHLMHLELDISDSKLRYESGDHVAVYPANDSALVNQLGEILGADLDVVMSLNNLDEESNKKHPFPCPTSYRTALTYYLDITNPPRTNVLYELAQYASEPTEQEHLRKMASSSGEGKELYLSWVVEARRHILAILQDYPSLRPPIDHLCELLPRLQARYYSIASSSKVHPNSVHICAVAVEYQTRSGRINKGVATSWLRAKEPAGENGRRALVPMFVRKSQFRLPFKAATPVIMVGPGTGVAPFIGFIQERAWLRQQGKEVGETLLYYGCRRSDEDYLYREELAQFHQDGSLTQLNVAFSREQPHKVYVQHLLKRDKEHLWQLIHEAGAHIYVCGDARNMARDVQNTFYDIVAEVGAMEHAQAVDYIKKLMTKGRYSLDVWS is encoded by the exons GACTTCTTCTGCCAAAGACAGCAGCTTTGtggaaaagatgaagaagacG GGCAGGAACATCATCGTGTTCTACGGCTCCCAGACGGGGACAGCGGAGGAGTTTGCCAACCGCTTGTCCAAGGACGCCCACCGCTACGGGATGCGGGGCATGGCTGCAGACCCCGAGGAATATGACTTG GCCGACCTGGGCAGCCTGCCAGAGATCGAGAACTCCCTGGCAGTGTTCTGCATGGCCACTTATGGTGAAGGGGACCCCACAGACAATGCCCAGGACTTCTACGACTGGCTCCAGGAGACCGATGTGGACCTCTCTGGAGTCAAGTATGCG GTGTTTGGCCTTGGGAACAAGACCTACGAGCACTTCAATGCCATGGGCAAGTACGTGGACAAGCGGCTGGAGCAGCTCGGCGCCCAGCGGATCTTTGAGCTGGGGATGGGCGATGACGATGGAAA CCTGGAGGAGGACTTCATCACGTGGCGAGAGCAGTTCTGGCCGGCCGTATGCGAACACTTCGGGGTGGAAGCCACCGGAGAGGAGTCCAG CATTCGCCAGTATGAGCTTGTGGTCCACacagacatagacatggccaaggtGTACGTGGGAGAGATGGGCCGTCTGAAGAGCTACGAGAACCAGAAACC cccctttGATGCCAAGAATCCGTTCTTGGCCGCGGTCACCACCAACCGGAAACTGAACCAGGGAACGGAGCGCCATCTCATGCACCTGGAATTAGACATCTCAGACTCCAAACTCAG gtATGAATCTGGGGACCATGTGGCCGTGTACCCAGCCAATGACTCTGCCCTGGTCAACCAGCTTGGCGAGATCCTGGGTGCCGACCTGGACGTCGTCATGTCCCTGAACAACCTTGACG AGGAGTCCAACAAGAAgcaccccttcccctgccccacctcctacCGCACGGCCCTCACCTACTACCTGGACATCACCAACCCACCCCGCACCAACGTGCTCTACGAGCTGGCCCAGTACGCCTCTGAGCCCACCGAGCAGGAGCACCTGCGCAAGATGGCCTCCTCCTCGGGCGAGGGCAAG GAGCTGTACCTGAGCTGGGTGGTGGAGGCCCGGAGGCACATCCTGGCCATCCTGCAGGACTACCCGTCCCTGCGGCCCCCCATCGACCACCTGTGCGAGCTGCTGCCCCGGCTCCAGGCCCGCTACTACTCCATCGCCTCGTCCTCCAAG gtCCACCCCAACTCCGTGCACATCTGCGCCGTGGCCGTGGAGTACCAGACCCGGTCCGGCCGCATCAACAAGGGCGTGGCCACCAGCTGGCTGCGCGCCAAGGAGCCAGCCGGGGAGAACGGGCGCCGGGCCCTGGTGCCCATGTTCGTGCGCAAGTCCCAGTTCCGCCTGCCCTTCAAGGCGGCCACCCCGGTCATCATGGTGGGGCCCGGCACGGGGGTGGCCCCATTCATCGGCTTTATCCAGGAGCGGGCCTGGCTGCGGCAGCAGG GCAAGGAGGTGGGGGAGACATTGCTCTACTACGGCTGCCGCCGCTCTGACGAGGACTACCTGTACCGCGAGGAGCTGGCCCAGTTCCACCAGGACGGCTCCCTCACCCAGCTCAACGTGGCCTTCTCCCGGGAGCAGCCCCACAAG GTCTACGTGCAGCACTTACTGAAGAGGGACAAGGAGCATCTGTGGCAGCTGATCCACGAGGCCGGTGCCCACATCTATGTCTGCGG GGACGCTCGGAACATGGCGAGGGACGTGCAGAACACCTTCTACGACATCGTGGCTGAGGTGGGGGCCATGGAGCATGCCCAGGCCGTGGACTACATCAAGAAGCTGATGACCAAGGGCCGCTACTCCCTGGACGTGTGGAGCTAG